Within Coturnix japonica isolate 7356 chromosome 13, Coturnix japonica 2.1, whole genome shotgun sequence, the genomic segment GCATTCCTGCTGACTGCTGGCACTGTTTGTGTTGCTCCCTCCAACCCAATACCACTGGTACGGTGTAGCTGCACCCGTAGGAGCTGATAGAGATGGTGGCATCTGTTTGTCCCTCCTGTCCCACCTCTGGGAGCCATTAGGAGCCCCTTGCTATTTTCTCCCTCCTTATCTGGCTGGCTGTGGTGTCAGCCCCAGCTTTATCTTCCAGCCCTTATCTCCTGATGGGCTGAGCCTGGAGCCTGTCCTCACTTTGGTCTGGGTGTCCTTGAGGAGGTGTCCTGGGGCCCAGCAGAACCTGGAGCTGTCACTCCACTGGTTGTCCCCACTTCATTGTCCCCACCAGCCCAATATCTCATCTCACCCAGCATCAGTTGAGCCaacagtttttttcctcccgTGCTATCTACAGGTTTAGAACTCGGATCTCTTTGGGAAATATCAGCCCCTTCCTCCAGCAATGAGCAGGGTCGAGTGCTCATCTCTGGGCTGTGGTTTCCCATTGCCATATTGTGTTGTGTCACACAGGGCCTGGATGGGGCACGCCGCTCAGTGATTGGGgacagcccacagctgctgacGCATTACTATGACGATGCCAGGACCATGTATGAGGTTTTCCGGAGGGGTTTCAGCATCTCTGGTGAGAACGTGGTGATGGGAAGAGTGGAGAGACCCAAAGAGATGCCAAAGTTTCGGTCACCAAAAGATCTTAATAGGTCAAAAACGTGGAAGGCCAAGAAGTCTTTTAAAACCTAAGTAGTATAGGAAGGTGGGAGGCCAAGAGTGGTGCAGGCCAATGGTTGAATGCCAAGGAGTTGGAGCCTGCAAGGCTGGGGTGGCCAAAAGGGTGCCCTGGGGTCTGGATGCATTTTTACTCCTCCCTGCTCAGAATTAACCAGAACAGCTTTAACATCTCTTTTACTGATAACTGAATAACTGACTTACAAGTCGTCATTAGGGAGTTGTAATTAAGGTTACCATTAGCACTGTGcattattttgtgtttaatgCCATTGAATTTCACAGTGAAGTCTCTTGGTACCGTGAGGCCTTTTTGCTGCCATGGGTAGACAACTTAATGCCCTGAATTCTGCAGCATCAGTGATGCTCATCATGCATAATTCACTTCTAGAACACTTCTGAATATATTAAATGAGGCTGATCTAAGTGTAAATCTGCAGATTCCAATAGAGTTacctctctgctgcagaagctgGTATTTATTTCTGCCTGTTGCTGCTCTCTATCAGTTATCCATCCAATGTACACCTTATCACAGGGCAGGGGGCTGTGCCAAAAGCTCTCAGGGtgcatccccacagccccaggcaTCAGTTTCCAGCACTTCCCCTAACCAtactttctctgcttctgtattCCAGAAAATGGCCCCTGCCTGGGCTTCAGGAAGCCCAAGCAGCCCTACCAGTGGCTGTCATACAAAGAGGTGAGCTGGAGCTGAACCCCTCGTGGAGCTCATCTCCCTTCTCCCAGTGCTCTCACTATTCCTCAAATGAAAGAGCATCCTAAGCTAGAGATAATGcaaaaaagtggtttttttgCATAGCTGGTGCAATAATCTGAGAGCCTCCCTGCATAGTGAAGtcttattgctgctgctgctcttatTCCTCTCTGATgtgcttttttctctccaacTTGCAGGTGGCAGAAAGAGCAGAAGCTCTGGGCTcggggctgctgcagcagggctgcaagcCATCCACAGAGCAGTTCATCGGGGTCTTTGCCCAAAACCGCCCAGAGGTGAGGTTTGTTTTAACTAGGTGATGTCTCACTTAATGTACCCAACTTGTgagattgctttgttttcaagtgTGTTAAAACCTCTCCCACCATTCCTTTTCACCTCTGGCAGTGGATCATTTCTGAGCTGGCTTGCTACACCTACTCCATGGTGGTGGTGCCCCTCTATGACACCTTGGGTCCTGGAGCCATCCGGTACATCGTCAACACAGGTACACACCAAATTACCATcatctcagaaagcagctgtgctaCTTGGATGGCTTCAGCCCCTTCTGCTTCCCAAAGGACAGGTGCTGAACTCTCTCAAGAGGTTTTGGTGGAGCTGATGCACTCCAGTGGGAGCTCTCATGAGTTTCCTCGTGTTGCCTCCCAGATTTATAGCCATGCATAGTGTGGAAGTTGAGTATTTTGAAGTGGATCCCAAAATAATTGTTGATGTCAGCTACTCTTTTAGCCTTGTTGGTTAAAATTGCAGTGATTTTTGAAGAGAACGTGTTACACTCTGGGATCTCTGCTGTTAGCCCAAAGTACCAGCACTGACACTATGTTATCTAAGAGTGAGCATCCAGTTTTACATAAAAAATGATTTACCAAAAccaatttgtttgtttgccttccTTTCAGCGGACATTTCCACAGTCATTTGTGACAAGCCTGATAAAGCCAGGACGTTGCTGGACCACGTGGAGAGGAGGGAAACGCCGGGGCTGAGATCCATCATCCTCATGGACCCCTTTGAGAAGGAgctgatggagaagggaaggagctgcGGGGTCCGCATCCAGAGCAtgcaggaggtggaggtggggctgtgctctctttccttctgaaacaaTTTGGGCATAGAAGCTGTAAAAACCACCAGGACTTGTGAACTATATGGCAGGGTCAGTGTGTGGGGCTCATGGCTGTTAGTATTGGTGCATGGCTCACTGTGGTTCCTCATAGCGTTATTGCTTGATAGGAGAGCCAATATTTCTCACTTCCCTGCTGTTTAAACCTCCTCCTATAAAACGACCCCTATCCAGGCACTGCTTGAATCTAGGGATGACATTGTAGGTCATCCAAGAAATTTTGGGCACAAAGGATGACTTCAGAGCAAGCCACAAATGCCTCAGCTCCAGCTCATGCTCTCCCTCAGTGGTTTGCAATTATTAGCCGGTGGGCAGTGCCACATGAATTACAGTGGAAATCATCTTTGTTGCTTTAATCTCTTTCAGGACTGTGGCCGGGAGAACCGACATGTGCCTGTGGTGAGTGCTGTCATGCTGCTGTtccactgagagctgcagctggttgTTACCCTGGCAGAGTAGTAAGGGAGTTGGCTCTGGGCTGGGtcagcatcctgcagctctCCCCATGCAGGGGGCCATGGATGCTGTTAGTGCCAAGAGCTGAAGATGTGCTTCGTTTTCTTCTTACCCTCCGCTTGGGATGCTTAAATGAGATAATTCATCCTTGCTGAATGTGTTAATGGGACAGTAATTAAATGGCAGTGCTAAGCCACACTAATTCCACTACCCAGACACCACCACCGCTTTTGTGGTGGGatttctttcattcagaaacAATACTTGGCACTATTCCTGTTCTGGAAATTGCACTGATACTTTCATGAAGGATGCTCGTGCCTTTTGCAGAGCTTTCAAAAGCGCCTTATGATTTCCAGGCTGTTAATTTATCCATTGGGGATCCAAAAGGATGCACGCAGTGGTGCTGAGAACATGGAGACGCTGTTGGAAATGggaccagcagcagcctggggatGTGTTGGCCCTATTGTAGCTAATGATGTCTTTCAGCACTTATCTGAAAATCAGTAAACTGCTCCATGTTTTCCCAGAGCTACGGACAACACCTGCACAATTACTGAGTGCAGTGGGGAGATCAGGGCTGGATGATCAGCAGTGGAATAAAACCAAACTAATGTATTTGGAAATCTTCAAGGTGTTGCAATAGCAACTGAAAAGCAAACGCTTTGTTCCTGCCACCTGTGTGATTGATGTCCCAGACCCAAAGGAATGCTTCTGCTTCCATCAGGAATGGTGCAGTACTTCAGCTTTTGAAGGGCGTGGGTTATTTTGCTGTAGGGATTATTGGCATGCACTGTGAGACACAGATATTCCATCAAAGCCTTGTTACACCACCTTAATGTGGATGGAGCAGGGAAGGACTCCGTGTCAATTGAAGAAATGTGATGAAAGGAGAATTGCCAATGGCAAGGAAAGGTTTTTCTATGGCAGAGTTGGAATGCAATTGGTTTGATCTTTATTTATACAGTGACAGCATCCTGCCATTGACACTTCTGTGTTTGCTAATGTGATTTTTCCTCTATTCCTCCTGTGTTTCCAGCCTCCCCGGCCTGAAGATCTCTCAATTGTCTGTTTCACCAGTGGCACAACAGGTAAAGAAATTGGCATCTTATCTGTGACTTGTTAGAACAGTTAATTGTTACTGATAACACCTCAATACGTGCAAATATACTGTTACACCATCATGACAATGGTGTTTGTAtgtatttgttgtatttatGTACATAGGTTTCTGCAGAACTGGGCTTCCCTGGCTCATGCTTTGGCAATACAACtgtgcagctttctgcagtgcagtgcagactTGGAGAACTAGGCTGGTTGCTGCTTACCTTCCATGGGTGTTAAAGGGAGAAATTCCCATCCATAGTGCTGCACTCTGCCTCCTAAGCACAGCGACATGCCCAGCACCTCTGCCTTGCAGAGGACACCACAAGCAGGCACGGGGCTTCCACCCCTTGTAAAGCCTGGTTTGCTGGTTGCAGGACCTTCCTTCCCTCAAACACTAAACCTCTTTAACCTCCACCAAGAAGTCCCACAGGCAGACAAAGCAAtgggcagagcacagccacGTGAGTGCTTGGGCAATGTGCAGAGAAGCACCGGGCAGCCCTGGAGAGCTCATCCCACCACCTGGTGCTGCCTCAAAACACCCTGGAccacccccagctccccaggtgggcaggagctgtgtgatgctgtgtgaTGGGAGCGTGACAAGCTCAGCCCAGGAGCACTGCCCAGCACTAGAAGACAACGTACACTGCAGCCAGGTAAGCGGCTTTCAGTGCTGACAACCCTTTGCTGCTCAGGCAGTATCAAAAGGCTCTGCTTGGCTGTGCCTTTGTACGTCATTTCTAATGGGCCCGGAGGAGTTTGcagatgtgtgtgttttggagcactcagcacagtgcagtgctgaaagGAGCAGTGTTGGAACAGTGACATGAGGGGCTGAGCCCGGGGGGGGCTggctgtgccaggcagcagcacctcctgTGGTAGGGTTTTCATTTCTAAGTTAGGCTTTATTGCCATtagaaaatgagtttatttctttatctgcaGATAAAGCTGCAGACCAGTTAGCTTTTTCTGTCCCAATGCAATGAAAGCAATCATTGCTCCTGAGTTTGTAACATGGAAATGGTAGCAAAAAAGCAGACCTAATAACCACAAGCAGGTTTGAAcatgtgtttttctctctcaggGCCAGCTGTCTGCATGCCTCCATGGGGACCAGGGAGAGGCTGAGACCTCTGAGCGCAACCCTGACGTTTACTGCCTCACTGAGAGATCAGCAGCACTCACAGTTGGAccaaagcacagagatgaaaCATCACATTACAGTTGTGCATCCTGACTGCTCCCTAACCACAGCCTGCTGTCCCCATGAGGACTCCCCTGTTCCTGGTTGGATCAGAATCCCTTCCTGGAGCTGCTCTcctcagcccagcagtgcccccGCTCCCATTCATGGGTCACACCGCTGTGATGCCACTGGAGGTGCTGTTGGGAAGAGCCACTtagcagggctgctgtgttgTGTATTGCCACATCTGCTTGGTGCTGAGATAAGGAGAAGCTCCCACACCCACTGTTATCATAACGGgattgctgtgctgcatttccaCCACGGGATGGACAAAGTGCTGCTGTGTAAGGAAattcaaagcagagcagagtcACGCATATGgggttttaaaaaagaattagtTTAGCCATCAACCACCTGTTCCTCTAAAGTGGTAATTCTCTCGGCACGGAGCACCTCGTCTGATGGGATGATGCCTAAAGCAACAGGAGGAACTAAAGCACAAATGCAGACAGGATCCCCAGAGCACAAACAGCTTCACTGCAGCGCTGGATTCCTCCTGATGAAGTCTGAGGTCTcagagcacccacagctccgtACTCTGTGGGTACAGAGACACTTGTGTAATGCTTTGAGTGTGCAGCTGTTTGTGCAGTTGCCAAGGCTGAGCAAACCTGCTTGGGCAGATACAGCAATTCCTGGGCTGCTGGAGTGCACTTACAGCTGGCGTTGGTTCGTGGAGTTTTCCTGAGGGCAGGACCCAGGTGTGCACCTGGCTGTGAAAACACGAGCCTCAGAGCCAGGCTGCCATCAGAAGAGGATGTCACCAAGGAGGGATGTGTGTGAGATCCCAATAGGCCCCTGTGGCCATCTGTAAGGATTTGGGACCAAATAACTCAAAGGCGCTTGGAACACCTAGTGCAAATTTTGTGGTAAAAATAAGCTGTGTTCAGAATGTCCTGTTCTAGTGCAATAAACACGTGCAATAATTATCATTTTGGTTTGAGCCTTTATTTGCCCTTAAGAGCTGGGTGAGGGCACAGGGCTCAGCACCACAGAGGTGTCTGcatccttcccagcagctcttgTCTGCAATGGACCCTTTGGGGGCAATGTGaagtggctgtgctggggcaggaggtggcagagTGCTTTGCAtggagctctgtgcagctcGAGCTGTTGGCACACACTCTGGTGGCTCTGGTTGAGGGCCAACCACAGTTCCAGCTGCTCTGTTCCTGGTGGAAACCACCGCTCAAGGTCTCTGATGTATGTGCTGCTGAGTTTATGGGATCATTTTACTGTGTCTTGAGTATTGCAATAACTGTCTTTTGTGGATGCTGCTGCATAGTGTGAGAATTAAATGTCTTAAATATCATTTAACAATATTATTTGGACAATTTCTTAGTTTTAAGTTtttctgaatcatagaatggcctgggttgaaaaggaccacagtgttcatcttgtttcaaccccctgctgtgtgcagggctgccaaccagcagcccaggctgcccagagccacatccagcctggccttgaatgcctgcagggatggggcatccacagcctccttgggcaacctgttccagcgtgAAATGAAGTGGGAATTAACTACTTGTCTCGTCTTTTAAactctccttctcttctcccttgCAGGAAACCCTAAAGGTGCTATGCTGACACATGGGAACGTGGTGGCTGACTTTTCAGGCTTTTTGAAAGTGACAGAGGTGAATACCGCGGTTGGGAAACTCGCCGTGTGTGGGTTTGGGCTTCAGCAGGGGCTGGAGATGTGGTGCTGCTGCTAAGGCCATATTTCTCTTACCTGAAGGATAATTCCCAGCCTGGGTTTTGTGAGGTACAGGGTGCTGCCAAGGAGCAGTGCTGTCCCCATGGACTAGTGTGGGGTGAGGAGAGCAAGCAGAGCCTGCAGGGCTGAGTGGTGCCTGAAAGAGCAGtgtctgctgctggggatgccTGTGCGGTGTCCCTGTCTTTAAATGGAAGCTTTCTATACATATAATGTCTGTACATACACTTATGGAAACTTATACCTTTTAAAGATCAAAATGgttaatttcatttatgttaCCATATATCTTGGTTCTGACTGTACTGCAGCACTGGCCAAGTGCATGTGTAATATACTGCATGCAACCTTTGTTTAGAAACCATATAGGAAGCAGACTTGCTCTAGCACAGGATATTAAGAATTGCATGTAGCTTGTACCTATTGAGTATAAGAATCTCTGTTGGTAGAGAACGAATGGTTCTGTGAAGCTGCAGCAAGCATGTGGGATGCTCCATTTATTGCAGCATAGCCCTTGTTTGCCCTGGGGTTGGTGTGGGCTGCACTGTGGTCTCAGTTCCCCAACCCTGCAGTTTTCTCCACCTACAgattgctgcagggctggggctgcctcAGGGGTGCAGGGATGCCCAAGTGGCAGCTGGTGCCTCAAGGCCTCCAGCTTCCAAAGGGCAGCAGAGTTTATTTTGGAAGGGAACAGCTCAGAGGAAAGTGGTGCCTCCCAGAGCTGTAGGCTCAGTGCTTGCTGACGGTGGATGCTTGTGTTAATCCCAAAGGTGTCGGGTTGAGGTGTGAGGCTGCTGAGTGTGCCCTATCCTGGTGCTGGGGCACTGCAGGGCAAGCTGTGAGTGCAGCACAGATCCAGCAAAGTGCCAAGCACTTGGCATCTGTCAGCAACATGTGAGCACCTGGAGTGAGGGgcacacagagcactgcttgCATACTTTTGTGCCACTTTGGCTTAGATCGGTCATTTTCCTAAGCAGATTATTTTAAGTGAACTTAGACCTTTATTATAAGGTTATTCTCAAATGCCAACGCACTTTAATTTAATCTGTTTAGCTGCAGTGGCTGCAATGCCATTAAATGCCAGCACCTTggttccttttaaaaacaaatcatttcatttGTGGGCATTTAAAGCAGCCCAACAGAGAAGTGtggctggtggtgctgctggcttCACGTCACCAGAGCCCATTAGATCTAATGTATAAACAGAGCTGCAGGCCTGACTGGCTTAGTTCAGTTGGACACAACCGAAGTGGGATGCTGGAAAGGCCCATGCTTGGCCTCACTGTGCACACCTAGGTGAACCTCAGTGAGGCAGCCCAAGGATCAGACTTCCTCTGCCATAGAGCAGTGGATGTGGCACAGCCATGGAGGTGCGCTGGGGGTATAACTGCCCATTCCAGGAGCCAAAGCTGCTGCACTCATTTCTGTATTGATTTCTGGCCTTGGTGCAAGCTGGTGGGTCATCAGGTTGTCCATTTTCCTAATCCATAGTGTTACAGTGCAGGCAGAAAGCATGACCCAAATAAGGCTCTTGGTGCAAAGCAATGACACTGGCcgtgtttattttttgtatcatttttttgcctttctttcctcagcaCGCCTGTCCGTGGGGCAGTGCTAATGCACTTATAATCCCATTTTAATCAAGAAAACAATGAGGAAACACTAACAGCAATCATTAATTCCTGTAGCTAAGTGATCCAGCCTCCCCCTGACCCCAATCAAAGAATTaaccaaagggaaaacaatgaCCATCAGCTGTGATTGTGCCAACACTGCGCTCTGTGTCCATCTCCGTGCTCTGTTCTCCTCCCACTAAtgcagctccatcactgctgtggCTCTAACGCTTCACCTCGTGCGctgctcccttcctctcttGATGATCTTTCCCCTTTTGTTCCTCTTGGTGCCGTTTTTCTTTTGACCGTTTTATGACTCTCTTGTTGTCTTCCTGtcagtgtttctttcctttctgtctcccATGCCCTCCACCTGCAGAAAGTGATCTTTCCGAGACAGGACGATGTGCTCATCTCCTTCCTGCCTCTGGCTCACATGTTTGAGAGAGTGATCCAGGTAAGCTTCTGCCCCAACTGACGCGGCCTCGTGGGGccccttctgctttcttccagaGTCAGTGGTCTCCTACTTGTGAGGATGTTCACATTTCCTATTTGCCTTTAGCACACATGTTTGAGCGAATGGTACAGGTAAGGTCCTAGTGGCAGTGGAaattgcctcttttttttccacaccgaaagatataaaatgaataaaatactaAATATCCACCGACACCGCGTAGCACTAAAAACACCTACACTCCTCAAAGACATCGGGTCCTGCTCTGGGGATAATGATAATGGGAGCAAATGCAGTTCCACACCATTATTTTTATCAGCTCAAATCCTTTCAAATGCAGGAATGTGCAGAAttcagctgggagctgagctggcaCAGTGCTCTGGATATGGGCTGCATCCCCTGCAGGTAGCAATATGTGCGTCCCTTGCAGAtagcagctcacagcagcacacagggaggGGTTGTGCATCCCTTCTGGGAAGCCAGGTGATGATTTGTCATAATGAACTCTCCCAGCCTGGAAATGCGGCAGCTAAGAAATGATTCGCTGCATGAGGAGTGGGTCtgggctcagctgcagcccagcaccttCCCAGTGGTGCTGATGCCAATGGGATCAGATAGACATCCAGGCACAGACTGCCCCTTCTTAGCAGTGTGCCAGAAATGACGGACTCAGCCCCGTTACAACACTTGCAATTTGGAACTGAAAGTCCATAAAAGATGTGGAGAATTACAGCCCAGTGTATCCTTGCTTGTCAGTCAAATCCTAGAAGGCACATGAGTCAGTGTGCCAGCGCTGCACAGgcaaactgcttttctgctaATGAGAACAGAATTATTACAAAGCCATCTGCCTGGGCAGGAATATAGGAACTTCTGAAATAacctcattgctgctgctctgatagGGGCAGCTCCAAGGCACGCAGTATGAGGGATGCTCAGATTAAACTTTTGCTGAAAACACCCCTTCATGCAAGGAATTTTCTATAGAGCTAAAAATCATCCCCCAGATTATTCTGAGCAACAAACGTTGTATCAGCTTCCCCGGTTTCAGCCCACATCAGTAATTCCTGGGACTTTAAAATTGTATAGGTATGTTCTTTAGAGCCAGAAGTGCTTTAGAGTAGGATTTTAGGTTATAGAACAGAACTGTTCCGTTGGGAGATACACACAGAGCTCATCATTTGCAGTTCCCAATGAGCCTGCGGTGATGGCACAGTGTGCAATTCCAGCTCCAGCAAagtggctgctggctgcacgTCAGCTCTTTCCTCACCTGATGCAAAGCAGCCCGTTTGCTTTCCAAAAAACACCcttccaaaaataaaggaagaaacgAATAAAAGCTTATTTCTGAAACTTCTGGAGTCGTGTTTTCCCAGAAATCAAAAAGGGCTTTGAAGAGGTGTTTCTGGGATACAGGATCAGGTGCTGTATTGCTAACGTAGTCTGTATGGTTATGCTTAAACAAAACTAAAGTATTAACACCTAAAAACCATCAGCACATTTTGCAGTGTGCAGAGCCCAACCTCAGGCTGTTGGGGTGCAGGGGAGCCtttccccaggcagcagctcctcgtTCTTCCAGAAAGTGGCAAATTTGGTGGATGCTGAATTCCCAGTTGTGAAAATGCCAACAACCAGCCATGTGCTTCTACTCTGTGCAAAATTAAACTTTATTGTCGATAGATTTTATAAAGCACCATTTTTGCCATAATGGAGAGAGGAATTTTGGGAAGGGTGTTTCTGTGAGTAGGAGGAGGGATGCTCCGTCCCAGGGATTAAAAGCAAAGAGGTCTGATGAGgttgttttcctctccattGCAGTCTGTAGTGTATTGCCATGGGGGGCGAATTGGCTTCTTCCAAGGCGACATCCGCCTGCTGTCTGATGACATGAAGGCGCTGCGTCCCACCATCTTCCCTGTTGTGCCGCGCCTGCTGAACAGGATGTACGACAAGGTGAGcctgtttgcttctctttttgctATAACAAAGCTTCTGCCCCACTCCCTAAGTGTTAATCTAAAAAAATCCAtctccattttctcccttttgccTTGCTCCCTTTCTGCACTAAGGCATAGTACAGCCTTACTCCGCTATGTTGCCGCCATCCCTGTGCCCCAactgagctgcactgctgtAGGCGCACAGTGGCACTAAGGGCTGTTGTTGGGTGGCAGCAGGCTGTGCCTTGGGCCGATGGCCAGAGCTGTGAGCCCCAGGCCCTCTCCAGGCTCACCTGACCCACTgtcttctccctgctgcagatCTTCAGCCAGGCGGACACTTCCCTGAAGCGCTGGGTGCTGGAGTTCGCCGCCAGACGGAAAAAGGCTGAGGTTAGAAATGGGATCATCAGAAACGACAGCCTGTGGGACAAGCTGTTCTTTAACAAGATACAGGTATGGAGCTTAAAAAGTGAGTCTAAGAGCTGAGAACCATTGTTTCTTCTAGTAGCAACCTGCGCTCCCTAAAGTTGGCACAGCCTGACCACCACACTGCAACCAACTGCTGGTCACCAGTGAACAGCAGACTGAAAACCTgaatagaaaagggaaatggagcGCAGCTTGTCATCCTATTAGCTTTTGCcacttttttatttgtatttctttatctGTGCTCAGCATGCAAATCTGGCCCAATAGGCTCAGCAGTACAGAGGACATGGGGTTCCGGGTGGGAGCAgtgaggagagaagaggaataACAGATGGAAGAGATGCGGCTCCAATGCTGTGCAGATCCTCCACAGATAATGATTGCTCTCACGGTTGGGTTTCACTCAAGCAAACTCAAAGCTGATGTTTTCCGAAGGAAAGGAATGAGCAAAATGCAAATGTGAATCTTGATTTAAcaagagggaaagaaatcagCACCCTGCCATGTGCCACGCATCCCCTGGGTAATAAAGCAGATTAAAGTGGCTTTACACCAGGCTTTccaggcactgtgctgctgtaggAGGCTCtgattacttcattttttaattagatAACTTATCTGGAGACACGCCGCTTTATTAATAACCAGTGGAACTGGCAATGTCTtccatggggctgagctgggtgtAGTGCTGTGGGGCGGGGCAGGGGCTGTTCTGTGCTCgttcctttttgctttcatggaaagaaaaatgaaatgaagagaggtgggcaggaagcagcacaggaatGCTGTAGTACCCCCCAATGTATGTGCAAGGTCATCTGCCCTTAAAAAAGGATGGCAATTCTTTAGGTTGCTTGGGAGCCTGTTAATAAAAAGGCGCcagcaagcacagaaaagagcagTGAGGAAGAGACTTATTCTTCCCTGGGGTTACCCCAAGTCATAAGTGCTGTGAGAGGACGTGGAATGGATgtgatggagcagagctgtgccttgAGCATTATTTCTGC encodes:
- the ACSL6 gene encoding long-chain-fatty-acid--CoA ligase 6 isoform X1, which encodes MQAQEILRSLRLPEFDDLSQFFRNLPATALVGIGAFAAVVAYWFASRPKAVKPPCDLRMQSEEVEGLDGARRSVIGDSPQLLTHYYDDARTMYEVFRRGFSISENGPCLGFRKPKQPYQWLSYKEVAERAEALGSGLLQQGCKPSTEQFIGVFAQNRPEWIISELACYTYSMVVVPLYDTLGPGAIRYIVNTADISTVICDKPDKARTLLDHVERRETPGLRSIILMDPFEKELMEKGRSCGVRIQSMQEVEDCGRENRHVPVPPRPEDLSIVCFTSGTTGNPKGAMLTHGNVVADFSGFLKVTESQWSPTCEDVHISYLPLAHMFERMVQSVVYCHGGRIGFFQGDIRLLSDDMKALRPTIFPVVPRLLNRMYDKIFSQADTSLKRWVLEFAARRKKAEVRNGIIRNDSLWDKLFFNKIQASLGGCVRMIVTGAAPASPTVLGFLRAALGCQVYEGYGQTECTAGCTFTTPGDWTSGHVGAPLPCNLIRLKDVEELNYFASKGEGEICVKGPNVFKGYLKDEERTSEALDQEGWLHTGDIGKWLPNGTLKIIDRKKHIFKLAQGEYIAPEKIENIYIRSDPVAQIYVHGDSLQAFLVGIVVPDAEVMPGWAKKRGFDGTYEELCRNKELQKAIMEDMVRLGKESGLHSFEQVKAIYIHSDMFSVQNGLLTPTLKAKRPELRDYFKKQIEDLYSSISI
- the ACSL6 gene encoding long-chain-fatty-acid--CoA ligase 6 isoform X5 — translated: MQAQEILRSLRLPEFDDLSQFFRNLPATALVGIGAFAAVVAYWFASRPKAVKPPCDLRMQSEEVEGLDGARRSVIGDSPQLLTHYYDDARTMYEVFRRGFSISENGPCLGFRKPKQPYQWLSYKEVAERAEALGSGLLQQGCKPSTEQFIGVFAQNRPEWIISELACYTYSMVVVPLYDTLGPGAIRYIVNTADISTVICDKPDKARTLLDHVERRETPGLRSIILMDPFEKELMEKGRSCGVRIQSMQEVEDCGRENRHVPVPPRPEDLSIVCFTSGTTGNPKGAMLTHGNVVADFSGFLKVTEKVIFPRQDDVLISFLPLAHMFERVIQSVVYCHGGRIGFFQGDIRLLSDDMKALRPTIFPVVPRLLNRMYDKIFSQADTSLKRWVLEFAARRKKAEVRNGIIRNDSLWDKLFFNKIQASLGGCVRMIVTGAAPASPTVLGFLRAALGCQVYEGYGQTECTAGCTFTTPGDWTSGHVGAPLPCNLIRLKDVEELNYFASKGEGEICVKGPNVFKGYLKDEERTSEALDQEGWLHTGDIGKWLPNGTLKIIDRKKHIFKLAQGEYIAPEKIENIYIRSDPVAQIYVHGDSLQAFLVGIVVPDAEVMPGWAKKRGFDGTYEELCRNKELQKAIMEDMVRLGKESGLHSFEQVKAIYIHSDMFSVQNGLLTPTLKAKRPELRDYFKKQIEDLYSSISI